A region of Candidatus Hadarchaeales archaeon DNA encodes the following proteins:
- a CDS encoding Ig-like domain-containing protein codes for MAFFTTVLFFLSLVILAGPSRAAPQVVSVNISDNLITESDDGGTLTITITYNEDMDTSVDPDIAFDPDIVASGTLTFNSGAWTSSRTYEANYTIADVDEEVSGVDVIVENAINLGGEKQDPYTEPDAIDVDMYIGIPTLIYPINGENTNDNTPILQWQSLIDGSPPVWYYVSVSDNATFPYENASSGWITDNNWTTPNLSDGVWYWRVRARDNAGNEGGWSSVWSFRVDTIPPAAPSLVSPPDGENTNDNTPTLVWNNVFENSLPVVYTIEVDNENTFTAPLVFTTTLTVWSTTGTSSVTTSVLPDGVYYWRVKARDNAGNDGPWSSVWSFRVDTIPPAAPINLQISPDNWTKINSFTLTWTNPPDPSGVVMAYYKFDSPPTSPSDYNGSAPATGIISNLSVPGEGVRTIYLWLEDGVGNANPAAHSTVQAKLDLYPPQKPEISSNITADTPTSRNSPSFSWTSVGGPSPVMYYYRLDGYDESWKATTETSTSYSDLPDGEYIFRVRAVDTGGESETAIYRIIIDTTPSTLELTITGIALTETATGWFGESSTNTITLSGRLEPGSRMTINGNPVSVSAGSFNTTLMLSPGTNVFRIRIVDPAGNVTERILTIVYSAPPVSLPPRELVMPLAVLAAIIIIITIVVFLRRFF; via the coding sequence ATGGCTTTTTTCACAACTGTTCTTTTCTTTCTTTCCTTGGTAATACTTGCCGGTCCATCGCGGGCCGCACCGCAGGTTGTTTCGGTTAATATAAGCGACAACCTCATAACAGAATCGGACGACGGAGGAACTCTGACGATAACGATAACATACAACGAGGATATGGATACTTCCGTTGATCCGGATATAGCTTTCGATCCGGACATAGTGGCATCCGGAACACTAACATTCAACTCTGGAGCGTGGACATCGTCAAGGACTTACGAGGCAAACTACACCATAGCCGATGTTGATGAGGAGGTCTCCGGCGTAGACGTTATCGTTGAGAATGCCATAAATTTGGGAGGTGAAAAACAGGATCCGTACACCGAGCCTGATGCGATAGACGTCGATATGTACATAGGAATCCCAACCCTCATTTACCCAATAAATGGGGAGAACACGAACGATAACACACCAATCCTGCAGTGGCAGAGCTTGATTGACGGCTCTCCACCTGTTTGGTATTATGTCTCCGTTAGTGACAATGCAACCTTCCCGTACGAGAACGCAAGCTCCGGCTGGATAACTGACAACAACTGGACCACACCTAATCTTTCCGATGGAGTCTGGTACTGGAGGGTGAGAGCTAGAGACAATGCAGGAAATGAGGGCGGATGGTCGTCTGTCTGGAGTTTCAGAGTAGACACGATTCCACCAGCTGCACCATCTCTCGTCTCGCCGCCCGATGGGGAGAACACGAACGATAACACACCCACTCTCGTCTGGAACAACGTCTTTGAGAACTCCCTACCGGTCGTCTACACGATAGAGGTTGACAACGAGAACACGTTCACAGCCCCACTCGTATTCACAACAACCCTTACGGTCTGGTCAACAACAGGTACTTCCAGTGTCACAACTTCCGTCCTTCCGGACGGTGTATACTACTGGAGGGTAAAGGCAAGAGACAATGCAGGAAACGATGGCCCATGGTCATCTGTCTGGAGCTTCAGAGTAGACACGATTCCACCAGCTGCGCCGATCAATCTCCAAATATCCCCAGACAACTGGACAAAAATCAACTCATTCACACTTACTTGGACTAATCCTCCTGATCCGTCCGGTGTAGTCATGGCATACTACAAATTCGACTCCCCGCCGACCAGTCCATCAGACTACAACGGGAGCGCACCGGCAACGGGTATTATTTCAAACCTGTCCGTGCCAGGAGAGGGTGTAAGAACAATATATCTATGGCTGGAGGATGGGGTCGGGAACGCCAACCCTGCCGCACACTCAACCGTTCAGGCGAAGCTAGACCTCTATCCTCCGCAGAAGCCCGAAATATCAAGCAACATTACAGCAGATACTCCAACTTCCCGAAACTCTCCATCATTCTCATGGACATCTGTAGGCGGACCAAGCCCAGTGATGTACTACTATCGCCTTGACGGTTATGACGAAAGCTGGAAAGCGACGACAGAAACTTCTACATCTTACTCCGATCTACCGGACGGGGAATACATCTTCAGAGTGAGAGCTGTTGATACTGGAGGAGAAAGTGAAACCGCAATCTACCGCATAATCATAGACACAACGCCGTCCACACTTGAGCTGACCATCACTGGAATTGCCCTGACAGAGACAGCAACTGGCTGGTTCGGAGAATCGTCCACGAACACCATTACCCTGAGCGGAAGACTCGAGCCCGGATCAAGAATGACGATAAACGGAAACCCAGTGTCGGTGAGCGCCGGCTCCTTCAACACGACACTCATGCTCTCTCCGGGAACAAACGTCTTCCGCATCAGAATCGTTGATCCTGCAGGAAATGTGACGGAGAGAATCCTAACAATTGTCTACTCCGCTCCACCGGTTTCGCTCCCGCCGAGAGAGCTTGTTATGCCTCTTGCCGTACTCGCAGCGATAATCATAATCATCACTATCGTGGTATTCCTGAGAAGATTCTTCTAA